From the Brassica napus cultivar Da-Ae chromosome A8, Da-Ae, whole genome shotgun sequence genome, one window contains:
- the LOC106358783 gene encoding LOW QUALITY PROTEIN: putative F-box/LRR-repeat protein At4g15060 (The sequence of the model RefSeq protein was modified relative to this genomic sequence to represent the inferred CDS: inserted 1 base in 1 codon) yields MDDKISQLPDDLLLKVLTFLPTKVAVSTSILSKRWEFLWMWLPKLEYDDSEYSPGERYKLYSFIDLSLPLHKAPVIERLRLNFDIYGRSYRAYSIEKLVLIAVTRCVRELSVTLVSMPYKFTRLPSNLFTCKSLVILELTGPIFVNVPRMVYLPSLKFLILGCMVYSNEKSLHQLLSHCPVLEDLVLERNDEDNNSPFTLSVIVPSLQRLTLQRLTLKISRGYHFEGLVINTPSLMYFKILDYLEEYARDDNSNYSYYFEDTPKLEEADIESTYPDINKFVRSIRSVKRLSLCIRVNADEEALYHEGIVFDQLQHLKLCSCGPNWSKLLVRLLKDSPLLRDLEIYLNEDHTSSRVDAPVSWQNQLDCVPTCLLASLETFKWTVVYVXSQEEIDLVKYILRNARCLKVAKILFGPSFCQQEEEKLEMAKQDLSLSFRGSKTCQIVFV; encoded by the exons ATGGACGACAAGATCAGTCAATTACCTGATGACTTGCTCTTGAAGGTACTAACGTTTCTTCCAACGAAAGTTGCCGTAAGCACAAGTATTTTATCTAAGCGATGGGAGTTTCTTTGGATGTGGTTGCCTAAACTTGAGTACGATGATAGCGAATACTCGCCGGGAGAACGCTACAAATTATACTCCTTTATTGATTTGAGTCTGCCATTACATAAAGCTCCAGTCATAGAAAGATTACGTCTCAACTTTGACATATACGGCAGATCATACCGAGCCTACAGTATCGAGAAGTTGGTTTTAATTGCAGTGACTAGATGCGTCCGTGAGTTAAGTGTCACACTTGTATCTATGCCTTATAAATTTACTAGATTACCGAGTAATTTGTTTACCTGTAAATCGCTGGTGATCTTGGAACTTACAGGCCCTATTTTCGTGAATGTTCCTCGTATGGTTTATCTCCCCTCCCTGAAATTTTTGATCCTTGGATGTATGGTCTACTCAAATGAAAAATCTCTTCACCAACTTCTTTCTCATTGCCCTGTTCTTGAGGATCTAGTTCTGGAACGTAATGATGAAGACAATAATAGTCCATTTACATTGAGTGTAATTGTCCCGTCCCTGCAGAGACTAACCCTGCAGAGACTAACCCTAAAGATATCTAGAGGATATCATTTTGAAGGGCTTGTGATAAACACTCCTTCTTTGATGTATTTCAAAATTCTGGATTATTTAGAAGAATATGCACGTGATGATAATAGTAATTACTCGTACTATTTTGAAGATACGCCTAAGTTGGAGGAGGCAGATATTGAATCGACATACCCTGATATCAACAAGTTTGTTAGATCGATCAGATCTGTTAAGAGGCTTTCATTATGCATTAGAGTCAATGCTGATGAGGAG GCTTTATATCATGAGGGTATTGTATTTGACCAGCTTCAGCatctaaagctatgttcatgtGGTCCAAATTGGTCAAAATTACTTGTCCGGTTACTCAAAGATTCTCCTTTGTTACGAGACCTTGAGATCTATCTGAATGAA gaTCATACATCTTCTAGAGTGGATGCACCGGTTTCCTGGCAGAATCAACTGGATTGTGTGCCTACATGTTTATTGGCAAGTCTTGAAACTTTCAAGTGGACAGTGGTGTATG GATCACAAGAAGAGATAGATCTGGTGAAATATATCTTGAGAAATGCTCGGTGCTTAAAGGTTGCTAAAATCTTGTTTGGGCCATCGTTTTGTCAGCAAGAAGAGGAGAAACTTGAGATGGCAAAACAAGATTTGTCACTTTCTTTCAGAGGTTCAAAAACATGCCAGATCGTATTTGTTTGA